The genomic DNA AGTGCGGCGTGGATGATTGTTTCAGGAGGGTGTTTGCGGTCCATTTCACTTTAGTGGTGGTGCCAATTGTGGTGATAGAGGTGAGATAGAGGATGTATGCTTCGTTCGTGAAGATACTTGTGAGGTCGGGTAAGAGATTAGGCTCAACTGTGCTGAAGAATCGCTGAACCGATATACCAATATTGGCGTGCCCAAGGGTGATGATTTGGTTAGAGGCAGAAGAGTGACTGGAGTACCACTTTATAACCCCATCACGCTCAAAGATAAGCTCTTTGCTGGCGACCTGTGCTGGCGTCAAGACtctccatttcttcttttcttcgtgTATATCAGTCTGCGACTGCAATGGTGGTCCCATTTCCCCACCCAAGGTCAGAAATAACAGGGCAGGATCTGAGCCCAGAAGCGTTGAGAAGAGGATATTCGCGCGTTGACGGTTGAGCGTGGTCATTTGCACGGAGCATACGGCGAGGTAGTTTAAGGATAGATGTAGTGTTAGCaaggtgaggaggaagagccaGGTTGTGAGGGGGGTTGTTATGTGGGTTATTATGAGAGAGCCGGTCTATACGTAAGTCAGGTATAGATCTATAGATCTTATGGGGTGAAGGAGAGGTACTGACCAACATCCCAATAAGCGAGATGACAGTCTCCTGCGATGAATCTTTCTAAACACCGTCAGCTAACTCCAACAACCAACAACCAGAAAAGGAGACATACAGCATTAACATCCCCCAAACTTCCCCTCCCACCCCTCACAAAATGCGCACTCAACGTTGCCTTACTACTCCCCCCGGCAACACCACAAAGCGCCGTCAACACCCCCGCGGCACTCAAGACACCCACCCGGACAACACCAGCAGGTACCATCGGCGACAGACAATTCAGCACCATGCCCAGATCGTTGAAGACGTCTGCAGCGAAGCGGTACCGCTTGCATTCCGGCTCGAGGGCTGTGCCGATACGGTAGGCGAAGAGGATTGTTGCGAGGCGCGAGGTTGTGTCTTGGAGGGTGTGTAGGAGGAGGGCGGCTGTTGGGGTTGCGGTGGGGTTTCCGACTCCGACGCCTGTTGCTTTTAGTATGGACGGTTGAGATACTGGGGATATAAGGCAGGAGGGAGACCTTGCAGGACGGCTCTGGAAGCTAGGAGTCCGGCAATGGAGCTGCTGAAGGCTTGGAAGGAGTCCTGGGTTGTTATTGCATGCACAGTTGCGCGGGCTGGATGGACTTACGAATATTTGATATCTAGATCGTTAGCTTAATCTGACAAGGACATATACGTTGACTTACGGCAGATAATCATCAGTGACGCTATGCGGGTATCCAGCCGGAAGAAAGACATCCCCGAGGATACTCATCAGATTGGCCCGAGGCCATGACGAGGGTGAAGCGGTTGGAGGCTGACATTGTTAGCGATATCTTGTATCAGATACAGGTTCACTTACAATGTGGTCAATCCGCCCTGTCTGCGCGCCATTGCGGCTCTGTTTCTGAGACTCTGTGTATACATACGTCGCGGTGGGGTGCTTCACTTCATCTGTTTCGATTAAAGTGATGGCATTCCGGTCATTAGAGGCCATCTTGATCCGGGTACTTGATACGTTTGATGATGCCGCGAATGAAGTCAAATTGGAACGCGGCTGCAGGAGGCACGTGAACACGCATGTTAACGACCAACGGGTAACGACTTGACTGGGATCCTAATTCCGAGGCATGTGCATCAACTGCATTAATCAAACTTTTCAGTAGATTTTCGCTAAAAATGTGTATGTACGCGATCCGTTAACCGTGGCATTCCTCCCGTTGTACATCAGAAATGGAAAAAACCATCCGATAGTGTGCACCCAAGTAGCATGAAAAGACATTCCAGAATCCAAAAACCGCTAAGAAGAGAAACACATAACCACCAGCGCCATGACTTGaacgaaaaaagaaaaaggggaaaaaaaaagaaaaagacaagCAAGAAATAAAAGGTGATAGACATGACGTTTCCTGTTCACGAATGTATCATGCCCCATGTATAGATTCAACATCTCCCCTTACTAGCGTCCGCCGACGTAGAAAAATTCCCATGGCCAGTCAGTAGTGACCATTATTCCCATCATAAGACATCCCTCGCATCATATCCATGCCAATTCGCGCGTCGGAAGATAGTTTAGCTGCAGAGGCTAGCACCGCCGGTCTCAATGGCCTCAATTTCAGCCTCAGACCAGGGCAGACGGTGGAAGCGGGAAGGCAATTCAGCACGGTCGAAAAATTCACCCTCCTTGGGCTGAACAGGACCCAAAGAAGCACCCGGGGCACGACCGATAGCGCCCTGGCTGAACGAGGCACGTCCAAGAGGACCGTGCTGCTGGGCCTTGGAGCGGTAGGCAGCGAACGAGTCGGGCAAAACACCGGTGGGCGAAGCGGGGTGAGCACGAGGCGTGTGGTCTACCGATTCTGTTGATCCATTCAGAATTAGCTGCGTGTTCCCCCCAATGGTCAATGGTGGCGGGGAGAGGACTTACGAGGCACGGAACGCTTGCCAATGAAGCGAATGAGAGGGGTGTGGGCGGCATTGCGAAGAGCAAAAGTGGCACGCATTGTGATGTATTAAGGTGATTAAGAGGCGATTTGGTCAAGTACTATGGTATGTTGGACGTAGATGTTCAGAAGATGGTAAATTGGAAGGAGAAATTTGACAGATCCGGTCCCGTCCGATCCGACCGTGGTGGGCGTTGTGTGGTGGGTAGCTATTATTCCGGAGCTAGTGAGGGGGTGGAAATTATTGAGTAACAGTTGAAATCGcgttgtacggagtataccAACAGAGCGAGCGAGGAAGAATTAGTAGAGGCAGGAAAAGACACAGAGAGATaagagggaaaagaagagagtcggaagaatgaagaaaagaaatagaagaacaggaagagaggaggggaagccTGATTAGTGATAAGAAGATCGGGGATTGTTACTTCAAATTCCCCAGATCATCTGATTCTGCATCATGTGCGTTTCCAAGCTCTCTGGTGGTGCAATTGTACTACTATCTTTGCTACTTTACTtgatggttatgaaaacttTGACACATGTGAGCCCTGATAACCCTCCATCCTCCGACATTCTCCGGATTTGGCTCGGATCACATGATCGCCACGCTAGCCCTGTTGGGTAACGACCTGGGAAGCTCCATcatatcatatccatctcccaacCACAAACAAGCCCGTTTCGGCCCTCCTTCCAACGAACGACATCGGCTGCACCATGCAcgagttgttgttgttcgcCTCCGtcccacaccaccaacaccatgAGCTCCGACAACAACTCGCCGGATTGACGGCCATGCAGCCTCGCCACCGTCTCGAACGGCGTCTGATCTTCAAGGCCTATCGCAAACCTGGTGTAGTTACGACTCGTGTCGGTGCTAGCCAAGATGTTCAGGGCGTCGACTTGCAACGGCTGAATAAAATGTTGAACGGTGGCATGTTTTACACGCAAGTCGTCGGTCCGGTTCTTCGCGAGAactttgctgctgctgctggagttACCCGCGGAGAAGGAGGGGATGATCCCGATGCGGCTATGTCGGGCATTGATGAGTCCCAGAAGGATTCCTTTTCTAATTCGAGCTATGATTATGAAAGCCAATCCTGGAAACTTGAGTTCAGGGATATTCCCGAAGCGGGCACCCGGTCCGCAGTCACTGCTCGCTTGATGGCCAGTGCCGGTCTACCCAAAGGCGATATCGTTGAGCCCATGAATGCGTGGGGATATGGGTTAGTTCTGGCCATCATTCTCTGCATATGATCATTGCTGATACTTTCCAGTTTTGTCACCGAATACGTGGTGGAAGGAGATATCTTCATTCTCAATGACATTGTCATCTTCTTACATCGAGTTCTTCAGTATCCCTCAGAGTCCGCGGATCCTCACGTCCCTCGACGGCAATTGCCTTCGTTCGAGCAGATGACGCCGCTGGACAAGAGTGGTAGCTACGTGCTGCAAGCCGCCATAACAGTCCAAGATGGTGGAAACCAGGAGACGATGAGGACTGCATCGCAGCATTTGTTTGGTCTTCGTGAGCAGCTTCGATCGGCCGTTCGGCTGGAACAGGCGGATCGACTTTCATTGGATACGCGGGCAAAGTGACctcgctttttttttccgttttctttttttagcCTCTTATATACCCCCTTCTGTTTGAGTTTAGACAAGCAATAAGCATACTTGGTCCTTGATTATTGTCCGTAGTTAACTTCatcgtacagagtacagagtacatgtaGTGAATAGAGGACCGGGACGGAGGATTGCCCCCAGGCCTCTAGtttgtcttcttcttttacGAGTTTAACTGTCAACTACTGAATACTACTCGTCAAACTTCATCCACCCATTTCTTAGCTCAACTACTTCAGTGCAGAGTTGCTGTTCATCAATACCGTGATGGGTAATATGTAAATCATGTGACCTCGTGAAGCTCGACCACGCGCGGCGCGTCTGATTGTCCCGCCTCCACTCCGCAAGCCCCGTCGACCTGATTCCTGTGCTTCAATTCTCCAATTACTTGAAACAATTCAATACAAACAATCGTCCCTGATGCTGAAAATGGCAGGGACTAGCGCAGCGAAAAGAGCAGCGTCCCCCACCCGCGCCATCTCCCCGCCCCCACTCAAGAGAACGGCGgcgacgacggcgacgacgacgacgaagacgacaGTGACGAGTAAGTTCTAATCCCAATGGGCAGTATTGCAGATAGACTGATCAAATAACTCGCTATCTCCAGCAAAATCAGCAGCAAACTTCTTCACCCCCCTCTCGCAAAAGAAACCTGACCCTCTAACGTGGAGGACAGTCAACAACACGCTCATCATTGGAAGATACGCAGGGCAGAAGCACAAACGATCGACCGcgaagaagcaaaagatTGCTGCGTTTGATCTCGTCAGTTTCTTGTGATCTTGGTTAGCGGATAGGATTGGACACGGTGCTGACAGCCGCAGGACTCTACTCTGATCACGTCGGCGTCCGGGACGACCTTTGCGAGGAGCCCGAAGGATTGGAAATGGTGGCATGCGTCGGTACCATCTCGCGTTAGGGAGCTAAACTCGGAAGGGTACGTTCGTTTACAGGTCTCCTTGGGGTCAACCACTAAACGAAGCAGATACCAAGTCGTCGTCGTCTCGAACCAGAAGCAGATCAGCTTGAAGAAGGGGGCTGCTGAGTCAAAGAGCTATAACAACTTTAAAGAGAAAGTTACGGCTGTTATGAATGATCTGGACGTGCCGCTAAGCGTCTACGCGGCGACTGAAAGTGATGAGTACCGCAAGCCCCGGCTGGGGATGTGGAGGGAGTTCCTGGATGACTACGATCTGGATGTGTCGGGGGTAGATTTGAATAGCTCGTTTTTCGTCGGCGATGCCGCTGGTCGGCCGGGGGATCACTCGCAAGTGGACAGGTTGGTCTTCGTTTTCCATTTCTATATCTCATCGATCATCTGAGCTGACGATTACCAGGGGTTTCGCCGTGAATATCGGGGTAGATTTCAAAACACCCGAGGAATTTTTCCTCAACCAGCCCCCGGAAGCATTCGAGAAGCCCTTTGATCCTGCCTCATACCTGCACACCGGCGAACAAGACCCTCCGCTATTCACTCGCCAACATCCTCTCGAGCTTGTCATTTTCTGTGGCAGTCCCGGGGCTGGGAAATCCACGTTCTATTGGAACAATCTCGAGCCGCTGGGATACGAACGTGTTAATCAGGACATCCTGAAAACAGTATGCCTCCAGTCAACATATGAACAAAAGCACAAGCTAACCCGCGCAGCGTCCTAAATGCCTGAAAGTCGCGCGAGAACATCTGTCCGACAGGAAATCTGTCGCTGTGGGTAAGTTCATGTGcccttgttttctttgctttaTTCGTGCAACATGGTACAATGCACAAGGGGAGACACTGTATCCGTCAGAACCCTAAAACTGCATCACTGGCCATGGGCTTACAAGCTACACATTGAAAACGAAGATTCGCTGACACTAACAAAAAAAAGATAACACGAACGCCGACCCGGAAACACGAGCCCACTGGACCGCACTCGCAAAAGACCTCAAGATCCCCATCCGCTGTGTTCTGTTTCTCGCCTCCCCAGAGTTGTGCAAGCACAACAACGCCGTGCGTGCCGTAAATCGCACATTGGTACGCCTCGCTCTACATTCCCGTCAagacaggaagaagaacgagCTAACACGTGTTCGATAATAGAACCCCGAATCTCGCACCTCCCTCCCCGGCATCGCATTTGGGGATTTCGGCCGACGCTTCAAGGAGCCCTCGCTTGACGAGGGGTTTAGTGATATCATCCGAGTCGAATTCCGATTTCGCggtggggaggaggaaaagaggTTGTGGAGTCAACATTATCTGTGATTCGTTATTTTTGTTTCCGTTTATATTTCACCTGGGTACGTGGGAAAAGTGTTGTGTTTTACGAGTATTTGATACCAATAGGCGCGCTGTATAGAGTGATGGGATGTGTTTGCATTTCATTGCATTTCATATAATGACTATTTACTTGAGGTTTAAGATGACAAAAGAACTGAATCAAGTCTATGATACAAAAATGGGTATATGTGGATAAATGCCCGGAGAGATGTATCAAATCCATATGCCcttttatttatttatttttatcttttttttgATTCAAGCTGCTATCACTTTCGTAATAAGTAAATAATATAACACCGATAATCATTGGCGATAGATAAACAATTATCTGTTAGTAAATGCGATGTAAATGATGCAGTCAGTACAGGGGAATCATGCCATGCCATATCAGTaagaaataaaagaaaatgCAGATAAAGACAGACGGGAAAGAAAGTAAATGAGAAAAGGATCCATGAAGGAATGCAGATGGAAGCGAGTAAGTAGTCGATAGTCCATCGATGGTCGATGTTTCGAGGAAGGGGGCATCAGTCATCAGTCATCAGTAGTTAAGTAAACCATGCAAATGGAGACAAGATATCACAAATAAATAAAACAGAAACATTAGTCGTCACACGCTTCAAATCAAAGATCCCGGAGTTAAGAGAAACGCTCATTGATATGACACAAAAACCAACGCCGGCCGGCTCATAATGAAATGTCGTTAATGAGTGGgatgaaagaagaaaaatagaGAGAAAAGGGATTAGGATCGTCCGATTAGATCCTGGAAGAACTTGAAGAAGCTGCGCTTCAGAGAAGGTCGCGGTTGACAAGGGAGAATCTTCATAGGACCGACTATCTCGCCATCACCCAGTTCTGGGAACTTCTTGTCGTGAAGACGAGGAAGCTTGACTTGGTCACTAGGACCGAAATGCGACTGGGTCAAGCTCAAAGTAGGTCCGTGAGTCTCCTCGAGTTGCGACTGCATGGCCTGATGGTGGCGCTTCCATTCGCGGTTGGTGGCATCCCATTTGGCCTCGGTCAGCTTGTAGATATTGGACGTGACACCGTAGTGTTCCCCAGTGCGGACAAGATGCTTGGCAAAATTGCACTGCGCAAGGTCCCAGTCATCCAGCAATTGGCAAAAGGAATCCATGGTGCAGGTATCAGGCATGTACGGAGCTGGGTGGATGGTGAAATTCGCATGTCCCAGCTTGTTTGCCCACTCATCGTTGGGGTCCGACATGTACAAAGGAGACGGCCCATCTGACATGGAGCGCATAGTGCTGGCGCTCGGGCGATTATGGAATGAGGTCATGGACGGTTGGGATGACAAAGGCGGCGAGGGAATTGTAACCGATGGCTTCCACGTAGCTGGAATGGCGGCGGAGACACAATTGTCGAGATTTAGTACGTCATCTGAAATGTCCGCCACGGTTGGCGACTCCAATGGCGAGGTCACGCccgcaacagcagcagccattGGACCGTCGCCCATGAACGGTGGCAGCAATGGAGTGCTGGCCTGGTGAGTGGAAtcgccctcttcctcgaggAACTGACGGTTGGCACTGTCTATATCGAGTGGCCGCGCACCCGATTCACTGATTCGTTCCTCGAAGATGGTCCGAGCAGGCGAGGGAGGGATGACGGTGGAGTCAATACGCGCAACTGGGTATCCAGCGGGACTGACTAGGGCAGACGAAGCAGCGGAGCTAGTGCGAGGGTGCCAATTATCTGTATACGAGGCATTGCGGTCCACATCCTCCGACTGGCGGGACTTCCAACGACTGGACATGGTTGAGACGCGCGAGCTGATGCGAGAAAGGCCTTTGGAGGACGTAATACTACCCGAACGTCGCTTCTTGGAGGAATGAGGGGTATCCATGCTGGCATCGGTCAGATCGTAGCAACCGAAATAATCGACGGCGGAGAAGTATGGGTTGTCGACAGATAGGCCTTGATCAAAGTGCTCTACCACAAGTTAatgtttcttctttccagaGTCGGAGAACAGCGTGAGGATAAACATACGGAAATATTCCTGCTCAAGATCCCTTGCTTCATTTGTGCATGGTTCCTCTTGAACACCAGTCAGACCATGGTCTCGGGTCGCACTCTCCATCGAGTTGCCATGACCGGGAGAGGGGACGAGAGAAGAAACGGAGCTGGAGACTCGCGCATGGCCTTTAGacgagaaaagagaaagtgCAGGCGACACAGGAGTCGAGGAGTCTGTATTTCCAGGCGACTGAATCGAGCGACGAGAAGAGATGGCTGATGGGTCAGCAGTAGCCGCCTCGGAACTATCGCGACGTTTTGCATCGAGTAATTGCGAAAGTTTCAACATGATAGCTGACTGACTCTCAACGCTCAAAGAAGAATAACGTGAGGAGAAAAGACAGCCAGAGATGGTATTGATGTCAATAAAATCTTGAAGGTCACAGAGACATGGTCTATGCTTgtctgttttttcttttttctgccAAACCGCGATGAAGCACAGATAAAAAGACGTGGCGGTGAACGAGTCGTACAGAGAGTAAGAGTACAAGAGCCAACAGCAACGTGGACAATCTATATTGACAGCAGAGGAAAAGCGTTGATGAGGGataaagaggaaaagaaggaagatgaCCGATGAAAAGACAGTCACCGATGCAGCGGTTGGGTACCGAGCCGTGTCAGCCACCACAAACAATGCAGTTTTCCAAGCTTGGTACTGGTTcttctttgctttctttttcttctgaaTTCTTTCTTAaatttctcttttttttttccttcgcCAACCAAAAGGCATTATTCACTGGATGTTGACACGCGAGTATCCGGTCCCGGCCGTTCCGCGGATGCAGCGCAGCGGAAAGACCCCGGTGGTTGGTTGTGATGTGTTATGTATCTCTCTCTCCTATTCTACTCTGTAGTCTCGGTTCATTGTACTCTATCTACTCTGTGCAAGTACTGTACTCTATCTGctctacttgtacagagtactgtagATAATATAATACGGTATTCTGTGCTCATTTTTGTGCGATGAAGTCATGATACACACGATACCGCTAAGCCCAAAATAGCAAGAGTTCAAGTATTCTAGACTGGCCCGGTGGACCGGATCATGACAGCCCGTGGCCGGGGACCAATCACAGCATTGTTTACATACCGGTACCGTTCATTTTTACACAGGGCTTGAATGATACACTACggtgtacaagtacaataATCTACAGAGGATGATATGTGCATACTTATcatagtacagagtaggTACATAGCTGTAGAGTTTATCTGTCAATTCTCCAACTGATCTGTACTTCAATGGCTCACTCCAACTGCCGTGACAGCAGATCAGCGCTTGGTTCCATGGCTCTGAGCAAAAAAAATCCTTCAAGAAGGCTCGCTGCAATGATTCCATGGTTACATAGCTCCGTAGTCGGCAATGCGGGATTCTCTCGGTTAATTCACCGTGCTCTATACCGATTCTTTGACGAGCTCTGTAGAGTACTCGCGACCCCGCCCACATATTTGTACTTACCCTGTACGTTCTCCATACCCTCGGATGCAAGATAGAGTTAGTCACGTGACAATGACTTCACTCCAACCTCATCTCATCCCAAAAGGGAAACATCACTGCTCCAACCACGGCCACATCCACCCAAAATGAGATTCCACGTGCCAGTTGTCTGCTTGGCCAGCCTTACTGCGGCCTCTCCTCATATTCAACTACAATCAGCGCTCAGTTCAAGCAGTAGCAGCGACAACAGCGGCGTCATGGGCTCCCTTGACGATATTATCAATGCTTCTCcgtttctttccttccatCGTGATCTCGTCCAGATAGAATCTATCTCTGGTAACGAATCGTACGTGGGCGAGTTTATTGTGGATTTCCTTGAGGAACGGGATTTCACTGTTACCAAGCAACCGGTTGGCGACGACCGGTTCAATATCCTCGCCTATCCAACTTCTCGCTCACACCCTGAGATCCTCCTCACATCACATATCGACACTGTCCCGCCTTTCATCCCATACTCTCTCTCCCGCATCGACAGCACCAATAGCAATGACAAAAAGAACATCCGCATTGCCGGCCGCGGCTCCGTAGACGCCAAAGGCAGTGTCGCCGCCCAGGTCTTCGCCGCCCTCGACATACTCAAGCATGACCCTTCGGCTCCCATAGGCCTCCTCTTTGTAGTTGGCGAAGAAGTCGGCGGAAATGGCATGCAGGCCTTCTCCAAATCACCTTCCTTTAACCCTTCCCCATCACCCTACCACACTTATATCTTCGGGGAACCCACCGAGCTGTCCCTTGTCGCGGGGCACAAGGGTATGCTGGGTTTTGAGATCATTGCTAAAGGTCAAGCTGCGCATTCGGGGTATCCGTGGCTCGGGCAGAGTGCCGTTTCTGCTATTCTTCCTGCGCTGCTACGCGTCGATCAACTAGGCGAGTCCATCCCCTTTGAGAAGGGTGGGCTTCCGTCTAGCGAGAAGTACGGCAAGACTACTGTCAACATTGGTCGTGTTGAGGGTGGTGTCGCTACGAACGTTGTCCCCGCCGCTGCCCGCGCGGATGTCGCCGTCCGTCTGGCAGCGGGGACCCCCGATGAGGCACGGGAAATAATCCGTCGCGCGATTAGTAATGCTACCGGTGATGACGAGAATGTCTACCCGGACTTCGGGGCACGCCTGGAAGCCTACTCTCCTCAAGATATGGATACGGATGTTGAGGGATTCGAGGTCATTACAGTGAACTATGGTACTGATGTACCGAATCTGGTTGTCCATCCTAACCGGGATGGAAAGCAGGTTAAGCGGTACCTGTATGGACCGGGGACTATCTTCGTTGCTCACGGTGATCACGAAGCCCTCACTATTGCCGACCTCGAAGAGGCTGTTAATGGGTATCAGAAGTTGGTTGAGGCTTCGTTGCGTAGGTAAATCACGGGTATATAAATGACTGTATATACGGAGCACCTGACTATCACTCACTCAATAAAGTTTTATTCGGCAACGTTCTTCCATGTATAAAAGAAAGAATATAGTCTCTCGCTCTAGAGGGAGCTCTAgacaaagagagaaaaaaaaaacatacaacagctgggattcgctggtggtcacccacccaactactaaccggccggcgtgtggcttaagtacggctgagcggacgtaAATGGGTATATAAATGACTGTATATACGGAGCACCTGACTATCACTCACTCAATAAAGTTTTATTCGGCAACGTTCTTCCATGTATAAAAGAAAGAATATAGTCTCTCGCTCTAGAGGGAGCTCTAgacaaagagagaaaaaaaaaacatacaacagctgggattcgctggtggtcacccacccaactactaaccggccggcgtgtggcttaagtacggctgagcggacgggaagccctgttttccacaccctatggtcgtatgtattTGTTTTCAAACAGCAAAAAAAATATAACGAAATATCACTTGATGTAGTATACAGCCCTAGTCCGTTGTACTTGTACGAAGGTCTGTCCCGTACTTCAATTTCTTCTAAGATACTCGCCGCTAAGCAAACGAagatcttttttttttttgcatcGTATTATGGATATCCCTAAGCCCTAAGATGATCAAATTCTCGATTCTAGCCAGAGCAAGCAGGAGATATTAATACGAACCCAATTCGATATTGAAATCGCACTCATAACGTATAGTacctgtacttgtactcaaACAGAATACCTGCTCTTCTTGCAGCTGTAAGGAACATTAGGAACGTTTTTAAGGAAAATGGCGTATCGGAAGGCTGGAGAGCAAATTCAACATTTGCCAATTATTAGTTTTGAAGATAATATCTATCATGAAGTCAAATAAGATAATATCTATCATACGTGTGAATCATCCAAGTATTTTCTTCTCGACCAAGCAGGATAATGTAGGATAAGAAGGTATAGAGACAGGTCCCATGGACATTCCATCAGAATGACAATTATGTGGAACAATCCCCAGCGAAAGCGCTAGTCTTTCTGGTCCCTAAAATAACCAGAAAGGTTCAATTACATGAGTACCCATACATCCTGTGGCTTAGTTGGGTGTTGTGAGGGTTCAATATCAATTATCCTCACTTGCAAGGTGTCAGGGCTGTAGACGAGGTTCCGAAAGTCAACGTCCTGGTACACAAGTCCTACAGCCAGGCACCTCTCCATAGCACACATAGCTCGCAGGTAGAGAATGAACTTCTCATTCTCATTCGGAGGGAGGGTGCTGAAGAGCTTTTTGGCCACAGTCCTCTAACAGCAACCCTGCCCGGCGATCATGTGTTGCAATCCCATAGCACACAGGGATGTATCTTCCCTGAAGGCACTTAGATTTCTTATATACTTCCAGTTCAGCTTGAGGTTCATATGCGGTTT from Aspergillus chevalieri M1 DNA, chromosome 1, nearly complete sequence includes the following:
- a CDS encoding RUS1 family protein (COG:S;~EggNog:ENOG410PKSI;~InterPro:IPR006968;~PFAM:PF04884;~TransMembrane:3 (i265-282o288-309i321-340o)) codes for the protein MASNDRNAITLIETDEVKHPTATYVYTESQKQSRNGAQTGRIDHIPPTASPSSWPRANLMSILGDVFLPAGYPHSVTDDYLPYQIFVSPSSPRNCACNNNPGLLPSLQQLHCRTPSFQSRPARSPSCLISPVSQPSILKATGVGVGNPTATPTAALLLHTLQDTTSRLATILFAYRIGTALEPECKRYRFAADVFNDLGMVLNCLSPMVPAGVVRVGVLSAAGVLTALCGVAGGSSKATLSAHFVRGGRGSLGDVNAKDSSQETVISLIGMLTGSLIITHITTPLTTWLFLLTLLTLHLSLNYLAVCSVQMTTLNRQRANILFSTLLGSDPALLFLTLGGEMGPPLQSQTDIHEEKKKWRVLTPAQVASKELIFERDGVIKWYSSHSSASNQIITLGHANIGISVQRFFSTVEPNLLPDLTSIFTNEAYILYLTSITTIGTTTKVKWTANTLLKQSSTPHSQLKAWMHGLLAARVLSSSFPVVDKDSGENGVLRVLDQTLTFLNHGRRFGEYMSAMEECGWELDVASLETRPGRRVSVA
- a CDS encoding alpha-ketoglutarate dehydrogenase subunit KGD4 (COG:S;~EggNog:ENOG410PRG5;~InterPro:IPR020373;~PFAM:PF10937), whose protein sequence is MRATFALRNAAHTPLIRFIGKRSVPQSVDHTPRAHPASPTGVLPDSFAAYRSKAQQHGPLGRASFSQGAIGRAPGASLGPVQPKEGEFFDRAELPSRFHRLPWSEAEIEAIETGGASLCS
- the SRB5 gene encoding mediator of RNA polymerase II transcription subunit 18 (COG:K;~EggNog:ENOG410PT00;~InterPro:IPR019095;~PFAM:PF09637;~go_component: GO:0016592 - mediator complex [Evidence IEA];~go_function: GO:0003712 - transcription coregulator activity [Evidence IEA];~go_process: GO:0006357 - regulation of transcription by RNA polymerase II [Evidence IEA]); this encodes MHELLLFASVPHHQHHELRQQLAGLTAMQPRHRLERRLIFKAYRKPGVVTTRVGASQDVQGVDLQRLNKMLNGGMFYTQVVGPVLRENFAAAAGVTRGEGGDDPDAAMSGIDESQKDSFSNSSYDYESQSWKLEFRDIPEAGTRSAVTARLMASAGLPKGDIVEPMNAWGYGFVTEYVVEGDIFILNDIVIFLHRVLQYPSESADPHVPRRQLPSFEQMTPLDKSGSYVLQAAITVQDGGNQETMRTASQHLFGLREQLRSAVRLEQADRLSLDTRAK
- a CDS encoding putative DNA 3'-phosphatase Tpp1 (COG:L;~EggNog:ENOG410PG5A;~InterPro:IPR027417,IPR013954,IPR006549,IPR006551, IPR036412,IPR023214;~PFAM:PF08645); translation: MLKMAGTSAAKRAASPTRAISPPPLKRTAATTATTTTKTTVTTKSAANFFTPLSQKKPDPLTWRTVNNTLIIGRYAGQKHKRSTAKKQKIAAFDLDSTLITSASGTTFARSPKDWKWWHASVPSRVRELNSEGYQVVVVSNQKQISLKKGAAESKSYNNFKEKVTAVMNDLDVPLSVYAATESDEYRKPRLGMWREFLDDYDLDVSGVDLNSSFFVGDAAGRPGDHSQVDRGFAVNIGVDFKTPEEFFLNQPPEAFEKPFDPASYLHTGEQDPPLFTRQHPLELVIFCGSPGAGKSTFYWNNLEPLGYERVNQDILKTRPKCLKVAREHLSDRKSVAVGKFMCPCFLCFIRATWYNAQGETLYPSEP
- a CDS encoding uncharacterized protein (COG:S;~EggNog:ENOG410PNR6), with translation MLKLSQLLDAKRRDSSEAATADPSAISSRRSIQSPGNTDSSTPVSPALSLFSSKGHARVSSSVSSLVPSPGHGNSMESATRDHGLTGVQEEPCTNEARDLEQEYFQHFDQGLSVDNPYFSAVDYFGCYDLTDASMDTPHSSKKRRSGSITSSKGLSRISSRVSTMSSRWKSRQSEDVDRNASYTDNWHPRTSSAASSALVSPAGYPVARIDSTVIPPSPARTIFEERISESGARPLDIDSANRQFLEEEGDSTHQASTPLLPPFMGDGPMAAAVAGVTSPLESPTVADISDDVLNLDNCVSAAIPATWKPSVTIPSPPLSSQPSMTSFHNRPSASTMRSMSDGPSPLYMSDPNDEWANKLGHANFTIHPAPYMPDTCTMDSFCQLLDDWDLAQCNFAKHLVRTGEHYGVTSNIYKLTEAKWDATNREWKRHHQAMQSQLEETHGPTLSLTQSHFGPSDQVKLPRLHDKKFPELGDGEIVGPMKILPCQPRPSLKRSFFKFFQDLIGRS